In Terriglobia bacterium, one DNA window encodes the following:
- the lexA gene encoding transcriptional repressor LexA codes for MALTRRQRQVYDFIAGFVQSHGYSPSFEEIGNGLGLSSLATVHKHISNLEKKGLLRRDYNRSRSIDVLPPRGRMKQAMAAPLSLPLLGRIAAGQPIEAMENPESISLHDFTGSKDVFVLQVRGDSMQDEAILDGDYVLVEKAQTARNGEIVVALVDGSETTLKRFYKEGDRIRLQPSNAAMPPIMVSAAAVRLQGRVIGVLRKY; via the coding sequence ATGGCCCTGACGCGGCGTCAACGGCAGGTTTACGATTTCATCGCCGGCTTTGTGCAGTCGCACGGCTACTCGCCATCGTTCGAAGAGATCGGCAACGGCCTCGGTCTCAGTTCGCTGGCCACCGTGCACAAGCACATCAGCAATCTGGAGAAGAAAGGCCTGCTGCGCCGCGACTACAACCGCAGCCGCTCGATCGACGTGCTGCCTCCGCGCGGGCGCATGAAGCAGGCCATGGCGGCGCCACTCTCGCTGCCGCTGCTGGGGCGCATCGCCGCCGGACAACCGATAGAAGCGATGGAAAACCCGGAGTCAATTTCGCTGCACGACTTCACCGGGTCCAAGGACGTTTTTGTGCTGCAGGTGCGCGGCGATTCCATGCAGGACGAAGCCATCCTCGACGGCGACTACGTGCTGGTGGAAAAGGCGCAGACGGCGCGCAATGGCGAGATCGTTGTCGCCCTGGTGGACGGCTCGGAAACTACGCTGAAGCGTTTCTACAAGGAAGGCGACCGCATCCGCCTGCAACCTTCCAATGCCGCCATGCCGCCCATCATGGTGTCGGCTGCCGCCGTGCGCTTGCAGGGCCGGGTGATTGGCGTACTGCGCAAGTATTGA
- a CDS encoding diguanylate cyclase, which yields MPDISKHLERAEKFLQKGRQDAALDEYLQALELDPGNDQVRQTVADLYIAQGRVAEGAKLLSQQFDHEVAINDTPKAVANYKKLVRVGTPTVDQTFKFAQLIEKSSRGEAMHAYQAALRGFESQGRKQEGLGVLKRVIALDPSEENYKREGELAAELGDGQTAAVAFLQVGMFAAKAGTDPLPWYQRAHQMDSHNADVALAYGKTLYAAGMVQPAITVLEPLATADNSRVEYRQAYSDALVAARRLVEAEPLIWELFERDPKEVNEVGELIAALLDEDHQPHALELAHKLEVHQLKAGNQREFVALMKDIADKHPAGIEFLEYMVEVYNASNREHDYCGTLLKLFELYYASGNFIKAADCLDRAAEVDAYEPGHQRRLDMLRGKIDGNHFNAIASRFSSVLKLEEKESDTPETPEGETTVLEDLMLQAEIFLQYAMRAKAVERLERIHKLFPREEEKNEKLRELYMTAGFTPQYKGAPPLPPATGPGSAAPVFVPAAAAASPVAAGNEAEVDNFTRITDITRNIYRQGSVKGVLFTAVNEIGRHWNASRCIAGLCTPGKPPSATLEYCSPGVQASDIMAIVKMVMTCLALSVTHGIVKLLNVPSATELDGIRENIQGLGIESVLAVPLMDGDEFAGIVILEQCAPRNWRPTDEVVLKTIAEQMILAVNNARLRSLVKTLAVTDERSGLLKRTSYLDVLLSEVKRCQEQNSTCSVMLMHFGKTSSLVKEYGEAAVETLMQQLGQIINGHIRQNDVAVRYDLTTIALLLADTGEKNGFFVVDKLRKVMASVHLPGKSTPPSMTVGIAEAVMQNRFDPVDIVCELINRAESALAAAKSEGANTVKALSPTLDTATVTA from the coding sequence ATGCCGGACATCAGCAAGCATCTCGAAAGAGCCGAGAAGTTCCTGCAAAAGGGCAGGCAGGATGCTGCCCTGGACGAGTACCTGCAGGCCCTGGAGCTAGACCCCGGCAACGATCAGGTGCGCCAGACCGTGGCCGACCTCTACATTGCGCAGGGCCGCGTTGCCGAGGGCGCCAAGCTGCTGTCGCAGCAATTCGATCACGAGGTGGCGATCAACGACACCCCCAAGGCGGTGGCCAATTACAAGAAGCTGGTGCGGGTGGGTACGCCCACCGTCGACCAGACCTTCAAGTTCGCCCAGCTCATCGAGAAGAGTAGCCGGGGCGAGGCCATGCACGCCTACCAGGCCGCGCTGCGCGGCTTCGAGTCGCAGGGGAGGAAGCAGGAAGGACTCGGGGTGTTGAAACGCGTCATCGCGCTCGATCCCAGTGAAGAGAATTACAAGCGCGAAGGCGAACTGGCGGCGGAACTCGGCGACGGCCAGACGGCGGCGGTCGCGTTTTTGCAGGTTGGAATGTTTGCCGCCAAAGCGGGCACGGATCCGCTTCCCTGGTATCAGCGCGCCCACCAAATGGACTCGCACAATGCCGACGTGGCGCTCGCCTACGGCAAGACTCTGTACGCCGCCGGGATGGTACAGCCGGCCATTACCGTGCTCGAGCCGCTGGCCACCGCCGACAATAGCCGCGTCGAGTACCGCCAGGCCTACTCCGACGCGCTCGTCGCGGCGCGCCGGCTGGTCGAGGCCGAGCCCCTGATCTGGGAGCTGTTTGAGCGCGATCCCAAGGAGGTCAACGAGGTTGGCGAACTGATCGCCGCCCTGCTCGACGAAGATCACCAGCCGCACGCACTGGAACTGGCGCACAAGCTCGAAGTCCACCAGCTCAAGGCCGGCAACCAGCGCGAGTTTGTCGCGCTCATGAAAGACATCGCCGACAAGCATCCCGCCGGCATCGAGTTTCTGGAGTACATGGTCGAGGTGTACAACGCCTCCAACCGTGAACACGATTACTGCGGCACGCTGCTCAAGCTGTTCGAGCTGTATTACGCCTCGGGAAATTTCATCAAGGCGGCCGACTGCCTGGACCGCGCCGCTGAGGTGGACGCTTATGAGCCCGGTCACCAGCGCCGTCTCGATATGCTGCGTGGCAAAATTGACGGCAACCACTTCAACGCCATCGCGTCGCGCTTCTCCTCGGTGCTGAAGCTGGAGGAAAAGGAAAGCGACACGCCGGAAACGCCGGAAGGCGAAACCACCGTGCTGGAAGACCTCATGCTGCAGGCGGAAATTTTCCTGCAGTACGCGATGCGCGCTAAGGCGGTGGAGCGGTTGGAGCGCATCCACAAACTGTTTCCCCGCGAGGAAGAGAAAAACGAGAAACTGCGCGAACTCTACATGACCGCCGGCTTCACGCCGCAGTATAAGGGCGCGCCCCCGCTTCCTCCCGCCACCGGGCCGGGTTCCGCCGCTCCCGTGTTCGTGCCGGCCGCGGCGGCCGCGTCTCCGGTGGCGGCGGGCAACGAAGCCGAGGTCGACAACTTCACGCGCATCACCGATATCACGCGTAACATCTACCGCCAGGGCAGCGTGAAAGGCGTGCTGTTTACCGCCGTCAACGAAATCGGGCGGCACTGGAATGCCAGCCGCTGCATCGCCGGGCTGTGCACGCCGGGCAAGCCTCCGTCAGCGACGCTGGAATATTGTTCACCGGGGGTGCAAGCGTCCGACATCATGGCCATCGTCAAGATGGTGATGACCTGCCTGGCGCTGTCGGTGACCCATGGGATCGTAAAGCTGCTGAATGTGCCCAGCGCGACGGAACTGGACGGCATTCGCGAGAACATCCAGGGTCTGGGGATTGAATCCGTGCTGGCGGTGCCGCTGATGGACGGCGACGAATTCGCCGGCATCGTCATCTTGGAGCAATGCGCGCCGCGCAACTGGCGTCCCACCGACGAGGTCGTGCTCAAGACCATCGCCGAGCAGATGATCCTGGCGGTCAACAACGCCCGCCTGCGCAGCCTGGTGAAAACGCTCGCCGTCACCGACGAGCGCTCGGGGCTGCTCAAGCGCACCTCCTACCTTGACGTGCTGTTGTCGGAGGTAAAGCGCTGCCAGGAGCAGAACTCTACCTGCTCCGTCATGCTCATGCACTTCGGCAAGACATCGTCGCTGGTGAAGGAGTACGGCGAAGCGGCGGTGGAGACGCTGATGCAGCAACTCGGCCAGATCATCAACGGCCACATCCGGCAAAACGATGTTGCCGTGCGCTACGACCTGACCACCATCGCGCTGCTGCTGGCCGACACCGGCGAGAAGAACGGCTTTTTCGTGGTGGACAAGCTGCGCAAGGTGATGGCCTCGGTGCATCTGCCGGGAAAATCCACGCCCCCCTCCATGACCGTGGGTATTGCCGAGGCGGTGATGCAGAACCGCTTCGATCCGGTGGACATCGTTTGCGAACTGATCAACCGCGCCGAAAGCGCGCTGGCTGCCGCAAAATCCGAGGGCGCGAACACGGTCAAGGCGCTCTCGCCGACGCTCGACACTGCCACCGTCACGGCGTAA
- a CDS encoding aminotransferase class V-fold PLP-dependent enzyme, which translates to MADDLLRYRPQFPILEETTYLISNSLGAMPRAVYDAMRDYCDCWAQRGVRAWEEKWWMLAAEVGDQIGALMNAPAGTVSVHQNVTICQAIVASCFDFSGPRNKVVFSDLNFPSIMYFWNAQRARGAQVEMVPTDGIHVPLDHMLAAIDERTLLVPISHIIFRSAYINDAKAIIERAHQVGALVVLDTFQSLGTVPVDVQALNTDFACGGVLKWLCGGPGVAYLYVRPDLACRLQPALTGWIAHEQPFAFEVGQQKYAAGQYRFMNGTPNIPALYAAQPGVQIIREIGVEKIREKSKRQTAKLIELAESRGWRVNTPRDPERRGGTVSIDMPFAQEVCAELIQRNILVDYRPNAGVRMSPHFYTKDEELEVAIRAVEEILSARGVVATR; encoded by the coding sequence ATGGCCGACGACCTGCTCCGCTACCGCCCGCAGTTCCCCATCCTGGAGGAAACCACCTATCTGATCAGCAACTCGCTGGGCGCCATGCCGCGCGCGGTGTACGACGCCATGCGCGACTACTGCGACTGCTGGGCGCAGCGCGGCGTCCGCGCCTGGGAAGAAAAGTGGTGGATGCTGGCGGCCGAGGTCGGCGACCAGATCGGCGCCCTGATGAACGCGCCCGCGGGCACCGTGTCGGTGCATCAAAACGTGACTATCTGCCAGGCGATCGTGGCCTCCTGCTTTGATTTCTCCGGCCCGCGCAACAAGGTAGTCTTCAGCGACTTGAATTTCCCTTCGATCATGTATTTCTGGAACGCGCAGCGGGCGCGCGGCGCGCAGGTCGAGATGGTGCCCACCGACGGCATTCATGTGCCGCTCGACCACATGCTGGCCGCCATTGACGAGCGCACGCTGTTGGTCCCCATTTCCCACATCATCTTCCGCAGCGCTTACATCAACGACGCCAAGGCGATCATCGAGCGCGCGCACCAGGTCGGGGCGCTGGTCGTGCTCGACACCTTCCAGTCGCTGGGCACGGTTCCGGTGGACGTGCAGGCGCTCAACACCGACTTCGCGTGCGGCGGCGTATTGAAGTGGCTGTGCGGCGGCCCGGGCGTCGCCTACCTCTACGTTCGCCCCGATCTCGCCTGCAGACTGCAGCCCGCGCTCACCGGCTGGATCGCGCACGAGCAGCCGTTCGCGTTCGAGGTCGGACAACAAAAGTACGCTGCCGGACAGTACCGCTTCATGAACGGCACGCCCAACATTCCCGCGCTCTACGCGGCACAGCCCGGGGTGCAGATCATCCGCGAAATCGGAGTCGAGAAGATCCGCGAGAAATCCAAGCGCCAGACCGCAAAGCTGATCGAGCTCGCCGAGTCGCGCGGCTGGCGCGTCAACACGCCACGCGATCCCGAGCGCCGCGGCGGCACCGTCTCCATTGACATGCCGTTCGCGCAGGAGGTCTGCGCCGAACTGATCCAGCGCAACATCCTGGTGGACTATCGTCCCAACGCCGGGGTGCGCATGTCGCCGCATTTCTACACCAAGGATGAGGAGTTGGAGGTCGCTATACGCGCGGTGGAGGAAATTTTGAGCGCGAGGGGTGTAGTGGCCACCCGGTAA
- a CDS encoding 3-hydroxyacyl-CoA dehydrogenase family protein → MDIRKVGVLGCGLMGSGIAQVTATAGFDVTVLEAEQRFLDKGFSGIEKSLAKFAEKGKLKETPEAIRARLKGTLKPQDLADCDLIIEAIIENVEEKRKMYASLDAVVKKDAIFASNTSSISITELAAATKRPDRFIGLHFFNPVPLMQLVEVVRTITTAPEVFETGYAFAQKVGKVPVRTSDKTGFIVNRLLVPYMLDAIRAYEEGVGSITDIDTAMKLGCGYPMGPLTLLDFVGLDTTYYITQVMFDEFKEPRFASPPLLKRLIMAGWYGKKSGKGFYDWSDPAKPVPMNF, encoded by the coding sequence ATGGACATTCGAAAAGTTGGTGTTCTCGGTTGTGGTCTGATGGGTTCCGGTATCGCGCAAGTCACGGCCACTGCCGGGTTCGACGTCACAGTGCTCGAAGCCGAGCAGCGCTTCCTCGACAAAGGGTTTTCCGGAATCGAGAAGTCGCTCGCCAAGTTTGCCGAGAAAGGCAAGCTCAAGGAAACGCCGGAGGCGATCCGCGCGCGGCTCAAGGGCACGCTCAAGCCCCAGGACCTGGCCGACTGCGACCTGATCATCGAAGCCATCATTGAAAACGTGGAAGAGAAGAGGAAGATGTACGCCTCGCTCGACGCCGTAGTGAAGAAGGACGCCATCTTTGCCAGCAACACTTCTTCCATCTCGATTACCGAGCTGGCGGCGGCCACCAAGCGTCCCGACCGCTTCATCGGCCTGCACTTCTTCAATCCCGTTCCGCTGATGCAACTGGTGGAGGTGGTCCGCACCATCACTACCGCGCCCGAGGTCTTCGAAACCGGTTACGCCTTCGCGCAGAAAGTCGGCAAGGTGCCGGTGCGTACTAGCGACAAGACCGGGTTCATCGTCAACCGCCTGCTGGTGCCATACATGCTCGACGCCATCCGCGCTTACGAAGAGGGCGTGGGCTCCATCACCGACATTGATACGGCCATGAAGCTCGGCTGCGGCTACCCCATGGGCCCGCTCACTCTGCTGGATTTTGTCGGGCTGGACACGACCTACTACATCACGCAGGTGATGTTCGACGAATTCAAGGAGCCGCGCTTCGCCTCGCCGCCGCTGCTCAAGCGCCTGATCATGGCCGGCTGGTACGGCAAGAAATCCGGCAAGGGGTTTTACGACTGGTCCGATCCCGCGAAACCCGTACCGATGAATTTCTGA
- a CDS encoding acetyl-CoA C-acetyltransferase, which translates to MLKPSDIAIVSGARTPMGRYCGKLRDFTAMELAAVAAKGAIERAQMDPSEFDHAIFGNALQTSCDALYGARHVALRAGLPIETPALTVNRLCGSGMQAIVSAAQMIQLGEAQRVLAGGMESMSQAPHVIRGARWGLALGESKMEDSLMVALLDTWCGLQMANTAELYGEQQGITREMQDEFALQSQQKAAAAQKACRLKEETVPVPLKNRKGEPSGEMFEQDDHLRPETTMEGLAKLKPSFGKNGTVTAGNASGIVDGGAAVVVMSVDEAQKRGKKPLGRIVSWGIAGVEPKFMGRGPVPATRIALEKAGLKLEDMDLIEVNEAFAAQYLGVEKELGLDRSKVNVNGGAIALGHPLGASGTRLIITILHELRRRGAKYGLATACIGGGQGIAMIVERG; encoded by the coding sequence ATGCTCAAGCCAAGCGACATCGCTATCGTCAGTGGGGCGCGCACCCCGATGGGCCGCTACTGCGGCAAGCTGCGCGACTTCACCGCCATGGAGCTTGCCGCCGTGGCCGCCAAGGGTGCCATTGAGCGCGCCCAGATGGACCCCTCCGAATTCGACCATGCCATCTTCGGCAACGCACTGCAGACCTCCTGCGACGCGCTCTACGGCGCCCGCCACGTCGCCCTGCGCGCCGGATTGCCGATCGAAACGCCGGCGCTGACCGTCAACCGGCTGTGCGGTTCGGGCATGCAGGCCATCGTGAGCGCGGCGCAGATGATTCAACTCGGCGAAGCGCAGCGCGTGCTGGCCGGCGGCATGGAGTCCATGTCGCAGGCGCCGCATGTGATCCGCGGCGCGCGCTGGGGCCTCGCGCTGGGCGAAAGCAAGATGGAGGACTCGCTCATGGTGGCGCTGCTCGACACCTGGTGCGGCCTGCAGATGGCCAACACCGCCGAACTTTACGGAGAGCAGCAGGGCATCACGCGCGAGATGCAGGACGAGTTCGCGCTGCAATCGCAGCAGAAAGCCGCCGCGGCACAGAAGGCGTGCCGACTGAAGGAAGAGACCGTGCCCGTGCCGCTGAAGAACCGCAAGGGCGAGCCCTCGGGCGAGATGTTCGAGCAAGACGACCACCTGCGTCCTGAGACGACGATGGAAGGTCTGGCCAAGCTGAAGCCCTCGTTCGGCAAGAACGGCACCGTCACCGCCGGCAACGCCAGCGGCATCGTGGACGGCGGCGCGGCGGTGGTGGTCATGTCCGTGGATGAGGCGCAGAAGCGCGGCAAGAAACCGCTGGGGCGCATCGTGAGCTGGGGCATCGCCGGAGTGGAGCCGAAGTTTATGGGACGCGGCCCGGTGCCGGCGACTCGCATCGCGCTGGAAAAAGCCGGGCTGAAGCTCGAAGACATGGACCTGATCGAGGTCAACGAGGCCTTCGCGGCGCAGTACCTCGGCGTGGAGAAAGAGTTGGGCCTCGATCGCAGCAAGGTGAACGTGAACGGCGGCGCGATTGCGCTCGGCCATCCGCTGGGCGCCAGCGGCACGCGCCTGATCATCACCATCCTGCACGAGTTGCGTCGCCGCGGCGCGAAGTATGGGCTGGCGACGGCCTGTATTGGAGGCGGGCAGGGGATTGCGATGATTGTGGAAAGAGGTTAA
- a CDS encoding enoyl-CoA hydratase/isomerase family protein → MSYENITYEKKNAIAYVTINRPKVLNALNMATMEELRTVFHTIKADDSVRVVIFTGAGEKAFIAGADVNELAKHNAVEGKAYTHKGQSVLNLIENLGKPVIACINGFALGGGCEIAMACTMRLASDNAKLGQPEVHLGIIPGYGGSQRLPRLVGKGIAMQIVLAGEMITAAEAHRIGLVNEVVPQPELIARAEAIAQKIIANAPLAVQYAMEAVNRGMEMTLQEGLYLEATLFGVCCATEDKTEGTKAFLEKRAPNFKGK, encoded by the coding sequence ATGAGCTACGAGAACATCACTTACGAAAAGAAAAACGCCATTGCCTACGTTACCATCAACCGGCCCAAGGTCCTCAACGCGCTCAACATGGCAACCATGGAAGAGCTGCGCACGGTCTTCCACACCATCAAGGCCGACGACAGCGTTCGCGTCGTAATCTTTACCGGAGCAGGCGAAAAGGCGTTTATCGCGGGCGCCGACGTTAACGAACTGGCCAAGCACAACGCCGTCGAAGGCAAGGCATACACGCACAAGGGCCAGAGCGTGCTCAATCTGATCGAAAACCTGGGCAAGCCGGTGATTGCCTGCATCAACGGCTTCGCGCTGGGCGGTGGCTGCGAGATCGCCATGGCCTGCACCATGCGCCTCGCCAGCGACAACGCCAAGCTCGGCCAGCCCGAGGTCCATCTCGGCATCATTCCCGGCTACGGCGGGTCGCAGCGACTGCCCCGCCTGGTCGGCAAAGGCATCGCCATGCAAATCGTGCTTGCCGGCGAGATGATCACCGCCGCCGAGGCGCATCGCATCGGGCTGGTGAACGAAGTCGTGCCGCAGCCGGAGCTGATCGCGCGCGCCGAAGCCATCGCGCAAAAGATCATCGCCAACGCCCCGCTCGCCGTGCAGTACGCCATGGAGGCGGTGAATCGGGGCATGGAGATGACGCTGCAGGAAGGTCTGTACCTGGAGGCCACGCTGTTCGGCGTCTGCTGCGCCACCGAGGACAAGACCGAGGGCACCAAGGCGTTTCTGGAAAAGCGCGCGCCAAACTTTAAGGGAAAGTGA
- a CDS encoding VOC family protein — translation MSENNHRLDYVEFPASDIPATKTFYSKVFGWTFEDYGEDYTSFHDGRMSGGFAKGSPVVKGGPLIVIYADDLSLTYAKVIAAGGKITKPTFEFPGGRRFHFSDPNGNLLAVWSDK, via the coding sequence ATGAGCGAGAACAACCACCGCCTGGATTACGTCGAATTTCCGGCCTCTGACATCCCCGCGACCAAGACTTTCTACTCCAAAGTCTTCGGCTGGACATTTGAAGACTATGGCGAGGACTACACCAGCTTTCACGACGGCCGCATGAGTGGCGGCTTCGCCAAAGGCTCGCCCGTGGTCAAGGGCGGCCCGCTGATCGTCATCTACGCCGACGATCTCTCGCTCACCTACGCCAAGGTCATCGCCGCCGGTGGCAAAATCACCAAGCCGACTTTCGAATTTCCCGGCGGCCGCCGCTTCCACTTCAGCGATCCCAACGGCAACCTGCTCGCGGTGTGGTCGGATAAATAG
- a CDS encoding TIGR04255 family protein — translation MAYKIVGLATGPVTVLMETVNQSENEITPESRAPADRQSTQLVRGTRVSASKVMGLPDFEKPPAVETLVGFHFYPLQNWKTPNFGLFWQEIKTEYPDAQVHPALAEQGLRLELNSALGSIKLTGDVPVRWWYEHKSGKRLIQVQTESFIQNWRKRSKNDPYLHYKDLRPAFWKTWGQFLRFLKRQGVESPRVRQCEVTYVNHIDRGEGWRSFADLPDVFSAWRGRTYCGFLPTPDLVSMNVSYPIGGQTGRLQIVMQPGIRQPDARQTLQLTITAMCKPASSEPSDLFKSLDLGRKWVVRGFEDFTTEKMHAVWRKKPRRRPE, via the coding sequence TTGGCGTATAAGATTGTTGGTTTGGCAACAGGCCCCGTGACGGTTCTGATGGAAACTGTAAATCAGTCGGAAAACGAAATAACACCGGAAAGTCGCGCACCCGCTGACCGACAATCAACGCAACTAGTGCGCGGTACGAGGGTGTCGGCTTCGAAGGTCATGGGGCTTCCCGATTTTGAGAAGCCACCAGCAGTGGAAACACTTGTTGGCTTTCACTTTTACCCGCTACAAAATTGGAAGACGCCAAATTTCGGATTGTTCTGGCAGGAGATCAAAACTGAATACCCAGACGCACAAGTTCATCCGGCGCTCGCTGAGCAGGGATTGAGATTGGAATTGAATTCCGCTCTTGGGAGTATCAAGCTTACTGGCGACGTACCTGTGCGGTGGTGGTACGAGCACAAGTCCGGGAAGCGTCTGATTCAGGTCCAGACTGAGAGCTTCATCCAGAATTGGCGCAAACGCAGCAAGAATGATCCCTACTTGCACTACAAGGATCTACGTCCCGCGTTCTGGAAAACGTGGGGTCAGTTTCTGCGCTTCCTGAAGCGGCAAGGCGTAGAGTCTCCAAGAGTGCGGCAATGTGAGGTCACATACGTAAACCACATTGACCGTGGGGAGGGCTGGCGATCATTCGCGGATCTCCCCGATGTCTTCAGTGCTTGGAGAGGCAGAACATACTGCGGCTTCCTTCCGACTCCCGACCTTGTTTCGATGAATGTTTCTTATCCGATCGGGGGACAGACCGGGCGTTTGCAGATCGTGATGCAGCCTGGCATCCGTCAGCCTGACGCAAGACAGACGCTTCAGCTCACGATTACGGCGATGTGCAAACCGGCATCATCGGAACCCTCAGACCTGTTCAAGTCCCTTGACCTTGGAAGGAAATGGGTTGTCCGAGGCTTCGAGGATTTCACCACGGAGAAGATGCACGCAGTCTGGCGCAAGAAGCCGAGAAGGAGGCCGGAATGA
- a CDS encoding tyrosine-type recombinase/integrase, producing the protein MLARRIGDVQSGTLPSPRAAKALVEDLAQALLKARRVALLQKIPENLPAPTRAWRERAAKKLIADAERRWSVNLKATFGDRKAALVTTEDLNDYVVARHKAEARNATINREMAFLRRAFKMGHDARPRLVTEVPAFPARLPESPRTGFIEDAAFDKLQAAIAEPGLRAMVVTAYRLGFRMSELKNLLVMQVADGWIVLFAGATKNSRSRKVPMPPDVRTAVEACCNGKQPEAPVFTWPNGKPILDFRASWSKACKAAGVPGLSFHDLRRSAVRNMRRKGLTAAVAMRVTGHLTRTVFDQYDVTADQDLLRAVEKL; encoded by the coding sequence TTGCTCGCGCGGCGCATAGGGGATGTGCAGTCCGGCACCCTCCCCAGCCCGAGGGCCGCGAAGGCTCTAGTAGAGGATTTGGCGCAGGCGCTCCTTAAGGCGCGACGCGTAGCCCTTCTCCAGAAAATCCCCGAGAATCTACCGGCCCCTACTCGCGCGTGGCGTGAGCGGGCGGCGAAGAAGCTGATTGCAGATGCCGAGCGCCGGTGGTCCGTCAACCTGAAAGCGACCTTCGGGGACCGCAAAGCGGCGTTGGTCACCACGGAAGACCTGAACGACTACGTCGTGGCTCGCCACAAAGCTGAGGCGCGGAACGCAACGATAAACCGGGAGATGGCGTTCCTACGTCGTGCGTTCAAGATGGGACACGATGCACGCCCTCGACTGGTGACGGAGGTCCCGGCATTTCCCGCACGTCTACCTGAATCGCCTCGCACCGGATTCATCGAGGACGCAGCCTTCGACAAGTTGCAGGCGGCGATTGCGGAGCCGGGATTGCGTGCGATGGTCGTCACCGCGTACCGGCTTGGCTTCCGGATGTCGGAACTCAAGAACCTCCTCGTGATGCAGGTCGCGGATGGATGGATTGTGCTTTTCGCGGGCGCGACCAAGAACAGCCGGTCGAGAAAAGTACCAATGCCGCCGGACGTGCGCACCGCCGTGGAGGCGTGCTGCAACGGGAAGCAGCCGGAAGCGCCCGTCTTCACATGGCCGAATGGAAAGCCTATACTGGATTTCCGCGCTTCATGGTCGAAGGCATGCAAGGCTGCTGGCGTGCCGGGCTTGAGCTTCCATGATTTGCGGAGGTCGGCAGTGCGGAACATGCGCCGGAAGGGCCTAACAGCGGCGGTTGCGATGCGGGTGACCGGGCACTTGACGCGGACGGTCTTCGACCAGTACGACGTGACCGCTGACCAAGACCTTCTCCGCGCGGTAGAAAAGTTGTGA
- the trxA gene encoding thioredoxin, protein MASNAIIEVTDANFDQAVLKAEQPVIVDFWAAWCQPCRALAPIVDEVATAYHGKVTVGKMDVDKNAATPQRYGIRGIPTLLIFKGGQVKEQIVGFVEKEKIEKALERHITG, encoded by the coding sequence ATGGCAAGCAATGCAATTATTGAAGTGACGGACGCGAATTTCGATCAGGCGGTACTGAAGGCGGAGCAACCGGTCATTGTGGATTTCTGGGCTGCGTGGTGCCAGCCCTGCCGCGCCCTGGCGCCCATCGTGGACGAGGTCGCCACTGCCTACCACGGCAAGGTAACGGTCGGGAAAATGGACGTGGACAAAAACGCGGCCACGCCGCAGCGCTACGGCATCCGCGGCATTCCCACGCTGCTGATCTTCAAGGGCGGCCAGGTGAAGGAACAGATCGTCGGCTTCGTGGAGAAAGAGAAGATCGAAAAGGCGCTGGAACGCCACATCACGGGATAA